From the genome of Hyalangium gracile, one region includes:
- the dpdE gene encoding protein DpdE, with amino-acid sequence MPALELGAIVVARTRSEGPGKAAEVNEETVTIEYFVDASESARERQIVPRGDVSLHRLSPQTRCYFRLDEDEPWQIGRIQRLVDGEYEVDLPNAESRYVPEGQIFVRCNKPILDPIEILKMKAHETPFFHDRRHAFFRSLTDQRAAARGMTGLLSASIALVPHQVEVVRRVLEDPVQRYLLADEVGLGKTIEAGVIVRQFLLDDPRGSVRLFVPPMLVPQWKAELLEKFEAFELGDVEVLGTDELEELRDAPIPGLVVLDEAHHIAALAFSDQASERARFESFRRLAHGAGRLLLLSATPALHNERSFLAMLHLLDPRLYRLEDEERFRARVVKRQQVGQLLLSLREGVHPFVIRQNLKTLRVTFAGDEKLEALASALEKTLDQPERALRDAAIRALRVHVSETYRLYRRMLRNRRRAVGEGLRALRYVEAASSAHRPLIEESDSDERWGEILELLENWRSLAHTNLVEDPAQEPSLVRLFCLLWESAGTCFEVLGEVVRSRIDRKPHPQLKHDFTTEDFALLCRHPLMEGEEEILSAMIEVSQRESEEGDRCDELLAIIRKLRRKVDEPAPKVLVFTAYTRACQIIVERLREALGEEEVACHKLGLAPDKVEEEVKRFLEVDSDCDVLVCDRTGEEGRNLQMADVVIHFDLPLSPNRIEQRIGRVDRIGRSQPMRSRVFVGPDVETSSHSAWFSMLDTGFGVFRQSIAALQFFVEERMPVIRKALFHQGAQGLSELIPDITAKIDQEHARLAEQDALDAIEALSRDTTGTFVQSFKAFDAQSMPIEQAMDGWVVDALQFARSAHPDFANVHQYEATRRTLIPTDYLAEHILPLFEQHGVRRATAYGTHHRATAVEIPGTGLFRLGDRFVDSVARYMRWDDRGQCFALWRYQPGWAPSSQEDRFFFRFNYLVEADLGPALEVGARWKLFDAGALRRWADSLYPPFVETIFMDDTSEVRKPEWLSLLERPYLSHDKGGNDWNLAKIHLRDIDQVVDPSEWPHLCQRMRESSEVHLRMRDSYIQRAEQVERRAEAEMAARLEQLRLRLYREQQDEPDRKEALGQELEVEETISQALMSGIRSPSIRLDSVGFIVLSGRRLQDG; translated from the coding sequence ATGCCAGCTCTCGAACTGGGAGCCATCGTGGTGGCTCGGACCCGAAGCGAAGGTCCCGGTAAGGCGGCGGAGGTCAACGAAGAGACAGTCACGATCGAGTACTTCGTCGACGCCAGCGAGTCGGCGCGCGAACGCCAGATCGTGCCTCGCGGTGACGTCAGTCTCCATCGCCTCAGTCCGCAGACGCGCTGCTACTTCCGGTTGGATGAGGACGAACCCTGGCAGATCGGCCGCATCCAGCGCCTGGTCGACGGGGAGTACGAAGTGGATCTTCCCAACGCGGAGTCTCGCTATGTTCCCGAGGGGCAGATCTTCGTCCGCTGCAACAAGCCCATCCTGGATCCCATCGAGATCCTCAAGATGAAGGCGCACGAGACGCCTTTCTTCCACGATCGCCGCCACGCCTTCTTCCGCTCCCTCACGGACCAGCGCGCCGCGGCCCGAGGCATGACGGGCTTGCTCTCTGCCTCCATTGCGCTTGTGCCCCATCAGGTCGAGGTCGTGCGCCGGGTTCTGGAGGATCCCGTTCAGCGCTACCTCCTGGCCGATGAAGTGGGGCTGGGCAAGACCATCGAAGCGGGAGTCATCGTGCGGCAGTTTCTCCTCGATGACCCGCGCGGAAGCGTGCGCCTCTTCGTTCCCCCCATGCTCGTTCCTCAATGGAAGGCGGAGCTGCTCGAGAAGTTCGAGGCCTTCGAGCTGGGAGATGTCGAGGTGCTGGGAACGGATGAGCTCGAGGAGCTCAGGGATGCGCCAATTCCGGGTCTGGTTGTGCTCGATGAGGCCCACCACATCGCCGCGCTAGCCTTCTCCGATCAGGCTTCCGAGCGGGCCCGCTTCGAGTCCTTCCGCCGACTCGCTCATGGCGCGGGACGGCTCCTTCTGCTCTCGGCGACTCCCGCGCTCCACAACGAGCGCAGCTTCCTGGCGATGCTGCATCTGCTCGATCCCCGGCTGTACCGCCTGGAGGACGAGGAGCGCTTCCGCGCACGGGTGGTCAAGCGCCAGCAGGTGGGCCAGTTGCTCCTGTCCCTGCGCGAGGGCGTCCATCCGTTCGTCATCCGGCAGAACCTGAAGACCCTGCGTGTCACGTTCGCGGGAGACGAGAAGCTCGAGGCTCTGGCCTCTGCGCTGGAGAAGACCCTGGATCAACCCGAGCGCGCCCTCCGGGACGCGGCCATTCGCGCGCTCCGTGTCCATGTGAGCGAGACGTACCGCCTCTATCGCCGCATGCTCCGCAACCGCCGTCGCGCCGTTGGAGAGGGGCTTCGTGCGCTTCGCTATGTCGAAGCTGCTTCTTCGGCGCACCGGCCTCTCATCGAGGAGTCCGACAGCGACGAGCGGTGGGGAGAGATCCTGGAGTTGTTGGAGAACTGGCGCAGCCTCGCGCACACGAACCTCGTGGAGGATCCGGCCCAGGAGCCGTCCCTGGTGCGGCTCTTCTGCCTCCTCTGGGAAAGTGCGGGCACGTGCTTCGAAGTCCTGGGGGAGGTGGTTCGAAGCCGCATCGACCGCAAACCCCATCCTCAGCTGAAGCATGACTTCACGACAGAGGACTTCGCGCTGCTCTGCCGTCACCCGCTGATGGAGGGAGAGGAGGAGATCCTTTCCGCGATGATCGAGGTCTCCCAGCGGGAGTCCGAGGAGGGAGACCGATGCGACGAACTGCTGGCCATCATCCGGAAACTGCGCAGGAAAGTAGATGAGCCGGCTCCCAAGGTTCTCGTCTTCACCGCGTACACCCGGGCCTGCCAGATTATCGTCGAGCGGCTGCGCGAGGCACTGGGAGAGGAGGAGGTGGCCTGCCATAAGCTCGGGCTAGCGCCGGACAAGGTGGAGGAGGAGGTCAAACGCTTCCTCGAGGTCGACTCGGACTGTGATGTGCTCGTCTGCGATCGGACAGGGGAGGAGGGCCGGAACTTGCAGATGGCCGACGTCGTCATCCACTTCGATCTGCCGCTGTCTCCCAACCGCATCGAGCAGCGCATCGGACGCGTGGACCGGATTGGTCGCAGCCAGCCGATGCGCTCCCGTGTGTTCGTGGGGCCGGACGTGGAGACGTCCTCGCACTCCGCCTGGTTCTCCATGCTGGACACCGGCTTCGGCGTCTTCCGCCAATCCATCGCCGCGCTGCAGTTCTTCGTCGAGGAGCGGATGCCCGTCATCCGCAAGGCCCTCTTCCACCAGGGGGCGCAGGGGTTGAGTGAACTCATCCCGGACATCACCGCGAAGATCGACCAGGAGCATGCTCGCCTGGCCGAGCAGGACGCGCTCGATGCCATCGAGGCCCTGTCTCGGGACACCACGGGGACGTTCGTCCAGTCATTCAAGGCCTTCGACGCCCAGTCGATGCCCATCGAGCAGGCCATGGATGGCTGGGTGGTCGATGCCCTGCAGTTCGCTCGGTCCGCGCATCCGGACTTCGCCAACGTCCATCAGTACGAGGCCACGCGCCGCACGTTGATCCCCACGGACTACCTGGCCGAGCACATCCTTCCGCTCTTCGAGCAGCATGGGGTACGCCGGGCGACGGCCTATGGCACGCATCACCGAGCGACCGCGGTCGAGATCCCCGGCACCGGGCTCTTCCGGCTCGGAGATCGCTTCGTCGACAGCGTAGCCCGCTACATGCGCTGGGATGACCGGGGGCAGTGCTTCGCCCTGTGGCGTTACCAGCCAGGCTGGGCTCCCTCTTCCCAGGAGGATCGCTTCTTCTTCCGCTTCAACTACCTCGTGGAGGCGGATCTGGGGCCTGCGCTGGAGGTGGGGGCCCGGTGGAAGCTCTTTGATGCTGGCGCTCTGCGCCGATGGGCGGATTCCCTCTATCCCCCCTTCGTGGAGACCATCTTCATGGACGACACTTCGGAGGTGCGCAAGCCCGAGTGGCTGTCCCTTCTCGAGCGGCCCTACCTCAGCCATGACAAAGGTGGAAACGACTGGAACCTCGCCAAGATCCACCTGCGCGACATCGATCAGGTCGTTGATCCCAGCGAATGGCCCCATCTCTGCCAGCGCATGAGGGAGTCCTCCGAGGTCCACCTGCGCATGCGCGACAGCTACATCCAGCGCGCGGAGCAGGTGGAGCGCCGGGCGGAGGCCGAGATGGCGGCCCGCCTGGAGCAACTCCGCCTGCGGCTCTACCGGGAGCAGCAGGATGAACCCGACCGCAAGGAGGCACTCGGGCAGGAGCTGGAAGTGGAAGAGACCATCTCCCAGGCCCTGATGTCGGGCATCCGAAGCCCTTCCATCCGACTCGACTCCGTGGGGTTCATCGTCCTCTCCGGTCGCCGTCTGCAGGATGGATGA